The genomic window GACAAAGGCACAGTGGATAGCCTCTGTCAGAGCGCAGTAAGCACACGCTAAAAACCACCGGAGAACAAAATGAACACAATCACTGAATAAGCTCACATGTCTCTTAAACCTCTTGATTTACACATTACAGATTTGCCATGTAAGGTTTGAGCTACAGGTTTAATGACCTATGTTTTGTAGCTAGTTTTAATCTTATACATCTCACTCATGTCCTTATACCACACGTTTGTGTTCAGTGGTACTGTGTGTGTCCCGTAGCTTCAGACACTCATCCAGTCTGCAGACCCTGGGGCTGATTATCGGATTGACCGAGCTTTGAATGAGGCCTGTGAGTCTGTCATCCAGACTGCCTGCAAACACATTCGAAATGGAGACCCCATGTGAGTAATCACAAACCTtctgttgtgtatgtttgcgtgtgtgtgtacgtgagagagagagagcaagtgagagaacGTATACCATAATCCTAGTATAGTTCTATTACTTACATATTAATGGCAGAGTGGACTGGTCCACAATTAGTTCAGtagattgtgtttttgtggctttGTACAGAGATGGACTACTGTGAATTCCTTAGTCAAACattttcagagaaacagaaaaatttcAGAATCCCTCAACCAGGTAGTTAAAGAAGACAGGTAATGTGATCTAGACTTGTGACAGACTTGAGGAGGTTGTGTTGAAGGCAAGATGCtaagcggtgtgtgtgtgtgtgtgtgtgttacaaacTTATTGCCTGTGTGCTACATGTCCACTTCACATGTTCTCTCGGTAAGGGAGGAACATGAAAGAAGAGGTCATAATCAGCTATACCCTTTGATGAGTCCACCTGTTACAGTTATCCTTTTATCTttttccctgtgtctgcataGGATCCTCTCCTGTCTGATGGAGCACCTGTACACTGAGAAGATGGTGGAGGACTGTGAGCACAGACTGCTGGAGTTACAGTACTTCATCTCCAGAGACTGGAAGTGAGTGAAAGACACTGATTTtgatttacatatatatgttcTGACACATTGCTTCATTCATGAAATCCATCCTCATGGCATAGCAGGAACCAAAATTGTAAAATATAGATatggaaaggaaagaaaagaagaactcTTGAGTGGTAAGAATGGGGAATTTTAGTATGTAGAGGTTACTGAAACCCCGACGCATATCGATTGGCTGGTTACTCCTCCACTGTGACTGATTAATGTCTGTGACCTCTGTGTAGGGCTTCAGGTTTATGCTTCACATTTGAGACCTTTTCCAAGACCTCTCCCATCATTTTAGCATGAGGAGCATTACTCTGCTTTCCACGTAAAGCCTATGGAAAGAGTCTTTCCACTGCCCCTAACATAATTCACAGCCCATTATGCCTAAGTACTTTTTAATTGGCAGGCTTAGAGGCCACAGTTGAGTATAATTGGCTATTGTGAATGACTGCCCACTCTAACTGCTCTAACTAGTATTGTGACAGGTACATCTGCAGCCACTTCAATATCAGTGACATTGTGAAGCTGTTTCCAGGCAActatttaaattttgtttggctgtttcgCCACACATAGTGTACTCCATCCCCTGCCCAGTACAACCACAAACCCATCCCTGTTTGCTGCACAGTTTGTGGCCAGTACAATGCCTGCGTTTGATTCTAAATCTCTGTATGTTTCACAGACTGGATCCCGTCCTGTACCGTAAGTGCCAAAACGACGCGTCGAGGCTGTGCCACACACACGGCTGGAACGAGACCAGTGAGATGATGCCACCAGGTGCCGTGTTCTCCTGCCTCTATCGCCATGCCTACCGCACAGAGGAGCAGGGCAGAAGGGTGAGTTTCCTCTCTTATACAGGCCTCCGGGTCATTGTCCTAATCTTCATCTGCTTTTCCAGATTTGTCATGCATTATAGTATGTGAGAgactatttttttctgtattatctgtccattttttatgtttctgtttttattttgtataacAGTGAATTGATGATAAAGGTTAAGTTAGTGGCGGTTACATTTGCAGTATAGCATTGTAACATAGAAGGGACAAGGAATTATACATTTaaacttttgttttcaaatctgTGTAAAACCCACCTAGTGTTCAAAGTGAAGCTGAATAGGTTACAAAGAGAAGATAGTGATAGTTTATCTAATTGTGTTTTGAATTCAACAGCTTGATCCAGAGGAATATGTAAGTGTTTTTTAAGCTGCTATGCTGGGAAATGTACATGATCATGATGTCCAGgatggtggtgtttttttgaTTTGCAGCACAAACAACCCcaaaaattctgaaatgtaaTATGGAAGAGTTTGCCCGTCATGTGattattttacagtaattacagAAAATTGTAAAATACAATTGTGTGTAATTCGCTTGCCAAAATGATAATTACGATGAGACGTAATTATGATGATTTTCTGCTATTATAACAATAAACTCAATGAAGAGGCTTTAGAGGTCAGAGATGGCGAgactttgtgcgtgtgtgcgtgtgcgtgcgtgcgtgtgcgtgcgtgcgtgtgtgtgtgtgtgtgtgtgtgtgtgtgtgtgtgtgtgtctgcatgctgACTAACTGtactcttttgttttgtagcttACTCGGGACTGTAAGGTAGAGGTTCAGAGGATCCTTCACCAGAGAGCACTGGATGTGAAGCTGGACCCTGAGCTGCAGAAACGCTGTATGACTGACCTGGGCAAGTGGTGCACTGAGAAGACCGAGACTGGGCAGGTAAGAGTaaacagagctgacagagagGCAGATCCAGAAAACAGGGCCAGTGGGGTCAGAGAACACATGATGGGGTCACATGTGCAAGTTCACGACAGTTGGATGAATTGGGGACACGACTGTTGACCCAACACCGTCATGTTCTTTATCAGTTCGCTTCAGTAAGAAAGGCAACATgttctctggggtttttttttctttctccttgaAATAAATCTTTTACTGATgagctctcttctctctgtctcaggggCTTGAGTGTCTCCAAGACCATCTGGATGATTTGGTGTCTGACTGCAGAGATGTGGTTGGCAACCTGACTGAACTGGAATCTGAggtacacacagagagcagctggATAGGACACCTAGCAGTTGCATATTCAGATATACGAGAGCATAACTGGTCAAATGACAGAGACACCACAtctctcctgagagagagaacctgaaCGTGGCTAGCtcatttcaaaagcaaaagaTTTGGTAGCGTGTAGTCTGGGctaagatgttttgtttttttgttgatttttttttaatttttaatctttgtgtgtctttctaCTCTGTGTTTGACAGGACATACAAATTGAGGCCTTGCTGATCCGAGCTTGTGACCCAGTCATCCAGTCACATTGCCATGTGAGTGTCAGCCTGACTTCTCTTGAAATGCTGTCACCTCATTTTACCTTAGCTGTCCTTATCTCTGGTCTTACCTTAgataataatactactactactactacgactaataataataatacacctgtgtgtgtcactttcagtgtgtaactgtgttctgtCATACGTTTGACTTAGATTTGATCTAATTGTGCTCATCACCAGTTAATTCTCTCTATCCAACCGTGCAGTGGTAATATGGGAAAATGTTTCAGTCTAGCAGTTTTTCCTGACTGTATCTCTGTTTTGACCATACACTCTGAATACAGGGCTCTATTTTTTCAGACAGAGGGTGTCTCTTTGGTTacgctttttttccccccatctttCATGCTCTCTTTTCCCATCAGGATGTGGCTGATAATCAGATAGACACAGGGGACCTGATGGAGTGCTTGGTGCAAAATAAGCACCAGAAGGAGATGAACGAAAAGTGTTCTGTGGGCGTTACACACTTCCAGCTGGTACGTTGCCAGGGCAAAGGCCCTGTGAACTCATTCTCATCCCTGAACTCTGTTAACCCCCCCCCATAGGTGGATCAGTCTTCCATGGTTGGTTGATTTTGTTGCTGCGGTGATTTTCtgatgtgatgtagtgtgacGGGGGAACGAGTTGACATGATTGGTTGTGATACAAGTCGCttgaggcgtgtgtgtgtgtgtgtgtctttatttgtttgtgactgtgacttAGCATAGCCCtctatgtgtgcacgtgtttccAAATCTTTGTTTGACCAGTTGATACTTCTTTTTCATGGAGAGCATCATCTGGCAgtgaatttaataaaaaaattatacttCTCGCCACTCTGCCTGTTTcacagattcaaatgaaagacttcAGATTCTCTTACAAGTTCAAGATGGCTTGCAAGGAGGATGTCCTCAAGCTGTGTCCCAACATTAAGAAGAAGTAAGCGCCCTCCTCTCCCTGATCATAAGTATTCAGAATCTTCATACAAGGTTGTGATGTGCAGAGATTCAGAATAACCTTACATGGGCATTTTCTACTTTAGATACTCTGCCCTTTGTGCTCCTGGTGGGTTAGACATTAGTACCATGTTAGGACTTGGTAATAGGTTATCATGCCTGCCCTGCTCTTAGTCCTGTCCTGCATGCGCTGATGGCCTGCAAGCCACTTTTCCATTTGCTGACTATGTATGATTTGATTTGCCTCTTAAATTCATCATTACTCAGATGCTTCTTCCCCAAATAAGATTTCTCCCCTGTCCTCTGTtttcacactccctctctttgtctgtctgtctgtctctctctctctctctctctgggtaataGGGTGGATGTGGTGATCTGTTTAAGCACCACAGTGAGGAATGACACTCTACAGGATGTGAAggagcagcgggtgtctctgaAGTGTCGTAAGCAGTTGAGGGTAGAGGAGCTGGAGATGGTGAGCATCTAGTCTTTCAGAACATCAGAACTaaattctgaagaaaaaaaaaaaaactcctatATTTTGATAGATTGCCTTCTCCAGATCTAGATGAGGAAGACACTTAGATCAACACAGTGATGTACAATGTCAGTTTACCACATCTCATCCAGTGGTGAAGTGTACATGTGTtcgagtgtgtgtttgccaggtTAAGGTTATTGGGTTATTGTGTAAATAGGCTATTGTGTAAATGGgtattctttcttttgtctcgCATTTGCAGCACTCAGTATTGCTGTCCTGTGGCACAGATCTCAAACACCTACTCTCTCAAAATCCTTTCACATCCTTCCTGCTCTTTCACTTTCCGTCCTTGTAATTGTGCCTCTCTTTCAGTCCGAGGACATTCGTCTGGAGCCTGATGTGTTTGAGGCGTGTAGAAAGGACATCAACAAGCATTGTTCCACAGTTACATTTGGCAACGCCCAGGTAAAGCTGTGCTAACTTTGTTCACTTTGCACCCAACTGTTTCATCAAGGCAGTGTCTGTACTAGTGTATAGAAATGTTTCCCAAGAACATGGCCTTCTCTTTCTTGAAATATGGTAGGAAATTGGAAGGCATTCTTGTGCAAGACTAGACCATACATTAAAGTCTTCTATGACTAATGTTTCTGTCGGTTCCATTTGTGCTTTATGCTCCTGTGCTGCGTTTTTTATATCTCTTGCTTGCCCGTTCTTCCggttcctctccttccctctccctctcctctacATGTCCGCTCAGGTCATCGAGTgtttaaaggaaaagaaaaagcagctcACCACAGTGTGTCACCAGAGAGTGTTTAAGCTGCAAGAGAATGAGATGATGGATCCTGAACTGGACTACCAGCTCATGAGGGTCTGCAAACAGATGATCAAGGTCAGTGTCTGAGAAGTGTTGATGTCCTCatccatcttcttcttcttccacagACTCACACTCTCAGCCTTTACCATGTTTACTATAAGGGATTTCAGCGTTATTAGATAAAATACTAAGCCACTGTGACTTTTCACCCAGCATTTCAGTCATGAGATATCCGCTCCTGTAACTAGaatttaaactctctctctctctctctctctctctctccctcttgtctGTCCTCCTTGTCGTCTTTTCTGAATCCCTGTCTCAGCGTTTCTGCTCAGACTCTGATGCCAAGAACTTTCTGCAGTGTCTGAAGCAGAACAAGAACAGTGAGCTGATGGATCCTAAATGCAAACAGATGATTACAAAGAGACAGATCACTCAGAACACAGGTCCACAGCACTTACCTGTCTCTCCAAGTACAGATATGCTACACACAGTAGACCTTGCCCCTGAGGTCAAGAGTATGTGCTTACATTTCTCTCTATTATTCAGACTACAGATTGAACCCGGTGTTGCGGAAGTCCTGTAAGGCAGATATCCCAAAGTTTTGTCAGAACATCCTCAATAAAGCTAGCGACGACAGTGAACTAGAGGGCCAGGTCATATCTTGCCTCAAACTGAAATACGCAGACCAGGTATGTCAGAAAAGGAATATTCAGATCGCACACGCATGTGCATGTACTTACTCAGCAATAGCAAAAATGATTGTGCAATCTACTTTAAGGAAATGTTtgttaatgttaaatgaatatgaACACATCAGTcattgtatatttgtgtgaaGCGCCTGTCTCCAGACTGTGAGGACCAGATAAGGGTAATTCTACAGGAGTCTGCTTTGGACTATAGACTGGACCCTCAGCTCCAGATTCACTgcagtgaggaggtgagtcCACTCTAACACTTCAGCCCAAAGAAAGCACATGCGTACACATCAGTACTCCAgcttaaacacactcacacatacacatacacacacacacacgctctcacactcacagaacacaTACAGTTGCTGGTGGATTTCGTCAGTCTCTGGGGAAATAATACAGAAAAGAGTAGAAATTTAATTAGCACTCAAATAATAATGTTGGCAAATGTGTGCTGAAATAATAGAGGCAGAGAACTCATCTCAGATGATGAACTACAGCCTTCAGAATCCTCTTCTTTAAGACTCAGCCCTGTTTAGAGGGCATAATCCATTCTAAGTCTTCTCTCTAGCAGTAAGGTAGACCCATGGTGACTACTTTTCAAATCCACTCCAAATCTCTGATCAGACTCAGCTGGTCTCTAATACAGAATGTGGGGGTATGTAAAGTATGTCGGATTTGTGCTGTGTAATTGTTACGTGACCAAAGTTCTCACTACCTTGTCTCGTTCATTCGTGCGTTCACTTTTAGATCATCCTCCTGCTCTCTCGCACTTTCTCCACTTCTCTCAGACTTGCCTCCGTTTAATCGCAGCTTGTACTGTCATGCACACCTAGACACTTGCAATCAGCCTGATGGCCTTGCTGATGGGGCCCGGTGCTGTAGATCAGGCTCCGAGATGAACGTTTGGACAGGCTCCAGCTGAATATCGTTTGCGTTAAGTGGGGTTGGGGAGTGCAGCACATGCACGGCAGTGAAACGTTGTGCCTCGAGAGCCCTTTATTTATGGAGCCCATGAGCCCTGGCCCCACCACAGTGATCAAGCCTAAATGATGAGAATCATCCTCTTTATGGGCCAGTAAAGAAAACGGACCTTGGCTGTCATTTGTAGGGAACGgcataaaatgaaagaaataggGGGTTACTTGTGTGAACTTGAGGCTTCAGCACAACTTTTGCACTATctttacatttctgtgtgtgtgtgtgtgtgtgtgtgtgtagattacaCAGCTGTGTGCAGAGGAGGCTGCTGCTCAGGAGCAAACAGGCCAAGTGGAAGAGTGTCTAAAGGGCAACTTGCTGAAACTCAAACAGGAACCCTGCAAGAAGGTACAAAACTTGTCTCCCACATCCCTCTTACTTTTACCAGCACACAGTGCTGTACAACTTGTGAGTTGAATTACTAAGATTTACTAACTCTCATTTTCACTACATAGTTTTTACATTCTAATGTGCATTCATGGCTTATAATTTTTTCAAATCTCCAAATTAAATAAGTTGTAATTATTTGGTTAAAAAAGAATTTTGCATAGACTGTTTTACAAACAGACTGCAAATATGAACCTGTATAGCTCTACTGCACCATCGAGTTTTGTTTTAGAATCTCTTATGATACACGCCCAACTTTTGCATAATCATTTGCAAATCTTTGTTTCTCCTTATTTTCCCCGAGAGTCACTTTaaacaacttgtttttttttcccctcccagAAGCAAATTTCCCTTTGTACTGACATTGTTAACTTCACCACTAGAGGACACTGTTAGTAAAACTGCGTAGTATAATATAATGTCTTATGAACTCGTTTCAACCAAATGCCCTTCAAACCAATACTCTTTTCAATTTTAATGGGAGTGCTCTTTTAATTTTCAATATTAATTggtgtaaaaagaaagaaagaatgaaaaaatcaGACATAAGCGCACTCTGATTCAAAATATCTGTAGTCCTTGTGCTTATTTAGTTATGCCTCT from Chanos chanos chromosome 2, fChaCha1.1, whole genome shotgun sequence includes these protein-coding regions:
- the LOC115805195 gene encoding Golgi apparatus protein 1-like, giving the protein MAVCRRVQLPLLVMSLSLYAYSIQGLKSQSNGNFPPPAFGINHPLRVGAPNPGNNGGAPAASQPRRATGWKLSEEEACREDLTRLCPKHTWNNNLAVLECLQDRKEETKISADCNHLLWNYKLNLTTDPKFESVAEEVCRNTISGIKECADEERGKGYLVSCLVDHRGNITENQCYQYITKMTSIIFSDYRLICGFMDKCREDINLQHCGSITTREKDLHSQGEVIACLERALVREAEQQDKTHPIRDDCKKSIMRVAELSADDFHLDRYLYFSCRDDRERFCENTQVGEGRVYKCLFNHKFEEAMSEKCRDALTTRQKLIAQDYKVSYSLAKACKTDLRKYRCNLDTNMPRAREARLSYLLLCLESAVHRGRTVSGDCQGEMLDYRRMLMEDFSLSPEIVLHCRGEIEAHCSGLHRKGRTLHCLMRVGRGDKGTVDSLCQSALQTLIQSADPGADYRIDRALNEACESVIQTACKHIRNGDPMILSCLMEHLYTEKMVEDCEHRLLELQYFISRDWKLDPVLYRKCQNDASRLCHTHGWNETSEMMPPGAVFSCLYRHAYRTEEQGRRVSFLSYTGLRLTRDCKVEVQRILHQRALDVKLDPELQKRCMTDLGKWCTEKTETGQGLECLQDHLDDLVSDCRDVVGNLTELESEDIQIEALLIRACDPVIQSHCHDVADNQIDTGDLMECLVQNKHQKEMNEKCSVGVTHFQLIQMKDFRFSYKFKMACKEDVLKLCPNIKKKVDVVICLSTTVRNDTLQDVKEQRVSLKCRKQLRVEELEMSEDIRLEPDVFEACRKDINKHCSTVTFGNAQVIECLKEKKKQLTTVCHQRVFKLQENEMMDPELDYQLMRVCKQMIKRFCSDSDAKNFLQCLKQNKNSELMDPKCKQMITKRQITQNTDYRLNPVLRKSCKADIPKFCQNILNKASDDSELEGQVISCLKLKYADQRLSPDCEDQIRVILQESALDYRLDPQLQIHCSEEITQLCAEEAAAQEQTGQVEECLKGNLLKLKQEPCKKEVLNMLKESKADIFVDPVLHTACALDLKHHCAAITPGRGRQMSCLMEALQDKRVRLQPECKKRLQDRIEMWSYAAKVAPADGFSDLAKQVLTSPSKNYILFMIALSVCVLFLIGILCGRITKRVTRDLKDR